A window from Vibrio cortegadensis encodes these proteins:
- a CDS encoding TIGR03503 family protein, with protein MLRIFATFSLLLVTLSAWATPESSMSLLDNRFRVDPTIEQITFVIYRAKDSQPVVLVRPDGKKYYSWRSPDSVRWYQESSMDIISIDKPMAGPWQAVGQVSPKNNIKLLSHLTLGTDRFPNRLYKTEFLKFTAQLKTGDKPLVLRDFLDRVKLKVTFTKFIENEDELVKEARPIPIVVGEFLDDGKQLDEKAGDGVFTVGLPIEVEPGKYRVRVTSGNGVFLRAQESTVLVYPSPISTTFIQSRKEGVDHNIVISGEQGMIAPGTIAAHIEQLTPTDLINYVEGQAEKEAFKVSLMLENHLELGKYSWNGRIFATDAATQRGLVFPISEQTYSVVKDVDIEESRRLQEEALAAQKKIEMEQQMLAAREAARQKSMMVIAIGNVVVIILGLLVWFVIGKIRAKKAALPEMQLAAPKK; from the coding sequence ATGTTGAGGATTTTTGCTACTTTCAGTTTGTTATTGGTCACTTTGAGCGCATGGGCGACACCTGAATCCTCAATGTCGCTACTCGATAATCGATTTCGAGTGGATCCAACGATCGAGCAGATAACATTTGTCATTTATAGAGCTAAAGATTCTCAACCTGTTGTGTTAGTGCGCCCTGATGGTAAAAAATATTACTCATGGCGATCGCCTGATAGCGTCCGTTGGTATCAAGAATCATCGATGGATATTATCTCTATTGATAAACCTATGGCGGGCCCGTGGCAGGCGGTAGGGCAAGTGTCACCCAAGAATAATATTAAATTATTGTCACACCTCACTTTGGGGACAGACCGATTTCCAAATCGTCTGTATAAAACTGAATTCTTAAAGTTTACCGCTCAGCTCAAAACAGGTGATAAACCATTGGTGCTACGTGACTTCTTAGATCGCGTGAAACTAAAGGTGACGTTTACTAAGTTTATTGAGAATGAAGATGAGTTGGTGAAAGAGGCTCGTCCAATCCCCATTGTGGTTGGTGAATTTCTTGATGACGGTAAACAGTTAGACGAAAAAGCGGGCGATGGTGTGTTTACGGTAGGCTTACCGATAGAAGTTGAGCCAGGTAAATACCGGGTTCGAGTCACGTCAGGTAACGGTGTATTTTTAAGAGCTCAAGAGAGTACGGTATTAGTGTACCCTTCACCGATTTCCACCACGTTTATTCAGTCTAGAAAAGAGGGTGTGGACCATAATATTGTGATCTCAGGAGAGCAAGGGATGATTGCTCCGGGAACGATCGCGGCTCATATTGAACAGCTGACACCGACTGATCTTATCAACTATGTTGAAGGCCAAGCGGAGAAAGAGGCGTTTAAAGTCTCATTGATGCTAGAGAACCACCTTGAATTAGGAAAGTACTCTTGGAATGGGCGCATATTCGCGACAGACGCCGCCACACAGCGCGGCTTGGTTTTTCCAATAAGTGAGCAGACTTATAGTGTCGTAAAAGATGTTGATATAGAAGAGTCGAGGCGTCTTCAAGAAGAGGCGCTTGCCGCGCAGAAAAAGATAGAAATGGAGCAGCAGATGCTTGCAGCCCGTGAAGCGGCAAGGCAGAAAAGTATGATGGTTATTGCGATAGGAAATGTCGTGGTGATCATTTTAGGACTATTAGTGTGGTTCGTGATTGGCAAGATCCGAGCGAAAAAGGCGGCATTACCAGAGATGCAACTTGCTGCTCCAAAGAAATAA